Proteins co-encoded in one Kribbella qitaiheensis genomic window:
- the argS gene encoding arginine--tRNA ligase gives MTPEQLAEKILQALTALVDDGTITVDGGLPGELKVERPKNPEHGDYATNVAMQLGKRSSLGNPRKLAELLAAKLQDDEAITAVEIAGPGFINIRVAADAQGKIAAQILEAGPAYGGSDSLKGQPINLEFISANPTGPLHLGHTRWAAVGDALARVLIAAGAKVTREFYVNDRGAQMDKFGLSLKASAHGLPVPEDGYHGEYINDLAKQIVEEIPSIMMLPDDEQSVAFREAGYERQLKEQQSQLEHFRTKFDVWMSERSLHEQDGVGHAVEKLREQGHLYEAAGALWMRTTDFTDDKDRVLIRTTGEPTYFASDAAYYVNKRERGFEVCIYLLGADHHGYVNRLKAIAACAGDDPEHNIEILIGQLVKILKNGEEMKLSKRAGTIVTLAELVEEGGVDPLRYTLCRYPVDSPLTLDIEEMTRQVSENPVYYVQYAHARLASILRNAGDLGIKLDEFEPGLLSHDREGDLLRALAEFPRVVATAAELREPHRIARYLEDTASAFHKFYDSCRVLPRGDEEVEPVHKARLTLVSATKTVLANGLDLLGVSAPERM, from the coding sequence GTGACTCCGGAACAGCTCGCTGAGAAGATCCTGCAGGCCCTGACCGCGCTCGTCGACGACGGCACCATCACCGTTGACGGCGGACTGCCGGGTGAGCTGAAGGTGGAGCGGCCCAAGAACCCCGAGCATGGGGACTACGCCACGAACGTCGCCATGCAGCTCGGGAAGCGCTCGAGCCTGGGCAATCCGCGCAAGCTCGCGGAGCTGCTGGCCGCCAAGTTGCAGGACGACGAGGCGATCACCGCCGTCGAGATCGCCGGACCGGGATTCATCAACATCCGGGTCGCGGCCGATGCCCAGGGCAAGATCGCGGCCCAGATCCTCGAGGCGGGCCCGGCGTACGGCGGGAGCGACTCGCTCAAGGGTCAGCCGATCAACCTGGAGTTCATCTCCGCCAACCCGACCGGCCCGCTGCATCTGGGCCACACCCGCTGGGCCGCCGTCGGTGACGCGCTGGCCCGGGTGCTGATCGCGGCCGGCGCGAAGGTGACCCGGGAGTTCTACGTGAACGACCGCGGCGCCCAGATGGACAAGTTCGGCCTCTCGCTGAAGGCGTCCGCCCACGGTCTGCCGGTCCCGGAGGACGGCTACCACGGCGAGTACATCAACGACCTCGCGAAGCAGATCGTCGAAGAGATCCCGTCGATCATGATGCTGCCGGACGACGAGCAGAGCGTCGCCTTCCGCGAAGCCGGCTACGAGCGGCAGCTCAAGGAACAGCAGAGTCAGCTCGAGCACTTCCGGACCAAGTTCGACGTGTGGATGTCCGAGCGCAGCCTGCACGAGCAGGACGGCGTCGGCCACGCGGTCGAGAAGCTCCGTGAGCAAGGTCACCTGTACGAGGCGGCCGGCGCGCTCTGGATGCGGACGACCGACTTCACCGACGACAAGGACCGGGTGCTGATCCGGACCACCGGCGAGCCGACGTACTTCGCCTCCGACGCGGCGTACTACGTGAACAAGCGTGAGCGTGGCTTCGAGGTCTGTATCTACCTGCTCGGCGCCGACCACCACGGCTACGTGAATCGCCTCAAGGCGATCGCGGCCTGCGCGGGCGACGACCCCGAGCACAACATCGAGATCCTGATCGGCCAGCTGGTGAAGATCCTCAAGAACGGTGAGGAGATGAAGCTGTCCAAGCGGGCCGGCACCATCGTCACGCTCGCCGAGCTGGTTGAGGAAGGCGGTGTCGACCCGCTGCGGTACACGCTGTGCCGCTACCCGGTCGACTCCCCGCTGACGCTGGACATCGAGGAGATGACCCGGCAGGTCAGCGAGAACCCGGTGTACTACGTGCAGTACGCGCACGCCCGGCTCGCCTCGATCCTGCGCAACGCGGGCGACCTGGGTATCAAGCTGGACGAGTTCGAGCCCGGCCTGCTCAGCCACGACCGCGAGGGCGACCTGCTCCGCGCGCTGGCCGAGTTCCCCCGCGTGGTCGCGACCGCCGCCGAGTTGCGCGAGCCGCACCGGATCGCGCGGTACCTCGAAGACACCGCGTCGGCGTTCCACAAGTTCTACGACAGTTGCCGGGTGCTCCCGCGCGGCGACGAGGAGGTCGAGCCGGTGCACAAGGCCCGGCTGACCCTGGTCAGTGCCACCAAGACCGTGCTCGCCAATGGGCTCGACCTGCTCGGCGTCTCCGCCCCGGAGCGGATGTGA
- a CDS encoding type II toxin-antitoxin system VapC family toxin: MIVVFDTNVASELMKAKPDETVRRWYAGRRPDGLYTTAITVAEIRRGIGRLPAGRRQERMSEAVVEIFTECVDAILPFDAYAAAMYAEIVVGRERAGRPIGPADAMIAAICRLVDATLATRDTKDFAETGVELVNPWE, encoded by the coding sequence ATGATCGTCGTGTTCGACACCAATGTCGCTTCTGAACTGATGAAGGCGAAGCCGGATGAAACCGTCCGGCGCTGGTACGCCGGGCGGCGCCCGGACGGTTTGTACACAACGGCTATCACCGTGGCCGAGATCCGGCGTGGCATCGGACGGCTGCCGGCCGGACGGCGCCAGGAGCGGATGTCCGAAGCGGTCGTTGAGATCTTCACGGAATGCGTCGACGCGATCCTGCCGTTCGACGCCTACGCCGCGGCGATGTACGCGGAGATTGTTGTTGGGCGTGAGCGCGCAGGCCGGCCGATCGGGCCCGCCGACGCGATGATTGCGGCGATCTGCCGGCTGGTGGACGCCACTCTCGCGACCCGCGACACCAAGGACTTTGCCGAGACTGGTGTCGAGTTGGTGAATCCCTGGGAGTGA
- a CDS encoding FitA-like ribbon-helix-helix domain-containing protein, whose amino-acid sequence MQEVVAMAAITVRNLDDHVKQRLRVRAARHGRSMEAEARAILVEAVGAEDEPKNILTRLHEAFADLGGVDLDIPPRTGQHRVVEFDE is encoded by the coding sequence ATGCAGGAGGTGGTCGCGATGGCCGCAATTACTGTACGTAACTTGGATGATCACGTAAAGCAGCGACTACGAGTCCGGGCTGCACGCCATGGTCGATCGATGGAAGCGGAGGCGCGGGCGATCCTTGTCGAGGCCGTCGGCGCCGAGGATGAGCCCAAGAACATCCTGACGAGATTGCATGAGGCCTTCGCCGACCTCGGGGGCGTCGATCTGGACATTCCGCCGCGGACCGGCCAGCACCGGGTGGTGGAGTTCGACGAATGA
- a CDS encoding PspC domain-containing protein — translation MASALVRPKSNRWIGGVCSGLARRFGTTPNTMRLIFVVSCLLPGPQFLIYIGLWALMPSED, via the coding sequence ATGGCAAGCGCACTCGTTCGTCCGAAGAGCAACCGCTGGATCGGTGGTGTCTGCTCCGGCTTGGCGCGTCGCTTCGGCACGACGCCGAACACCATGCGGCTGATCTTCGTCGTCAGTTGCCTGTTGCCGGGCCCGCAGTTCCTGATCTACATCGGCCTCTGGGCCCTGATGCCGTCCGAGGACTGA
- a CDS encoding DUF1932 domain-containing protein: protein MVIDPRQRRRDRHNACFTARALLELPLVAVLPLLVHCLPAYSSADSRVIDPPDPTTSSQLGRIVTSLARATTVDGSIIGSVPGEGKRPALYVAGERGAISQVEALFAGTDVLVRNLGPEVGRASSLKLAYSAFQKGSRVLAALAQALADNHGVGAELLLLADQRSGSYLSEPEYVAETAALGWRWAPELAAAADELNSVGLPGQAIAGLGEVLDMWSGSRDNWGTPQEAIEALRSEDRRG, encoded by the coding sequence ATGGTGATAGACCCGCGTCAACGGCGGCGGGACAGGCACAATGCGTGTTTCACCGCGCGGGCGCTGCTTGAGTTGCCGCTTGTCGCGGTTCTCCCGCTGTTGGTCCACTGCTTGCCTGCGTACAGCTCGGCTGATTCGAGGGTCATAGACCCCCCAGACCCCACGACTAGCTCCCAACTGGGGCGGATCGTGACGTCCCTAGCGAGGGCAACCACGGTCGACGGGTCCATCATCGGATCAGTGCCTGGCGAAGGTAAACGTCCTGCGCTCTACGTTGCGGGCGAAAGAGGTGCAATCTCTCAGGTCGAAGCTCTCTTCGCCGGAACAGACGTTCTTGTGCGAAACCTGGGTCCGGAGGTTGGGCGGGCATCGTCACTGAAGCTGGCCTATTCGGCCTTCCAAAAAGGGTCACGCGTACTGGCTGCTCTCGCTCAGGCACTTGCCGACAACCACGGCGTCGGTGCCGAGTTGCTGTTGTTGGCCGATCAGCGGAGTGGTAGTTACCTAAGCGAGCCGGAGTATGTGGCAGAGACAGCAGCGCTTGGGTGGCGGTGGGCGCCCGAGCTCGCAGCGGCGGCCGATGAACTGAACTCCGTTGGTCTCCCGGGCCAGGCAATCGCAGGGCTAGGCGAAGTGCTCGATATGTGGAGTGGCAGCCGCGACAACT